One Microplitis mediator isolate UGA2020A chromosome 3, iyMicMedi2.1, whole genome shotgun sequence DNA segment encodes these proteins:
- the LOC130665360 gene encoding glycylpeptide N-tetradecanoyltransferase, protein MEDKSRVVDREIKKEDNHDKNAKSKSSKKRDRKKKNQTVNSNDNNQLISPTMTSSETTTTTNASGEVPGACFSIKEIQLAMEVFKMQHKPAKTQEEAMQKTYQFWSTQPVPKMDEKISINEPIEPNKTSIRPEPYSLPADFQWDTLNLDDPLVLAELYTLLSENYVEDDDAMFRFDYPQTFLKWALQPPGWCKEWHCGVRVSKSGRLVGFISAIPATLRVYDHTQKMVEINFLCVHKKLRSKRVAPVLIREITRRVNLQGIFQAVYTAGVVLPKPIATCRYWHRSLNPKKLIEIKFSHLSRNMTMQRTLKFYKLPEHPRTPGYRKLEERDVNRAHKLLNEYLEKFDLAPVFTKDEFRHWFLPQDGIINTFIVENDGKITDLVSYYTLPSSVMHHQVHKTLRAAYSFYNVSTKTPWVELMTDALISARNLDFDVFNALDLMDNKEFLENLKFGIGDGNLQYYLYNWRCPSMTPNKIGLVLQ, encoded by the exons ATGGAGGATAAAAGTCGAGTTGTGGATcgtgaaattaaaaaagaagacAATCATGATAAAAACGCTAAAAGTAAAAG TTCGAAAAAACGTGAccggaagaaaaaaaatcagacgGTCAATTCAAATGATAACAATCAATTGATAAGTCCGACAATGACAAGTTCGGAGACCACGACGACGACAAATGCGTCGGGTGAGGTACCTGGTGcttgtttttcaataaaagaaatacaGTTGGCCATGGAGGTCTTTAAGATGCAGCACAAACCGGCTAAAACGCAAGAAGAGGCTATGCAGAAAACTTATCAGTTCTGGAGTACACAGCCGGTACCTAAAAtgg atgaaaaaatatcaataaacgAACCGATTGAACCGAACAAAACATCAATAAGGCCAGAGCCTTATTCATTGCCAGCTGATTTTCAATGGGATACTTTAAATCTTGACGACCCACTTGTTCTTGCTGAACTCTATACTCTACTATCAGAAAACTATGTCGAGGATGATGACGCCATGTTCCGATTTGATTATCCTCAAACCTTTTTAAAatg ggCATTGCAACCACCTGGCTGGTGTAAAGAATGGCACTGTGGTGTCCGTGTATCTAAAAGTGGACGTTTGGTTGGTTTTATATCAGCAATACCAGCAACATTACGAGTTTATGATCa tacacAAAAAAtggtggaaataaattttttgtgtgtgCACAAAAAATTACGATCAAAGCGGGTCGCGCCAGTGCTGATTCGTGAAATAACAAGGCGAGTTAATTTACAGGGTATATTTCAAGCCGTTTATACGGCTGGTGTCGTACTGCCAAAACCAATCGCGACTTGTCGTTACTGGCATCGCTCATTGAACCCAAAGAAGCTGATtgagattaaattttctcactTGTCGCGTAATATGACAATGCAAAGAActcttaaattttataaactaccCGAACACCCGCGAACTCCAGGATACAGAAAATTGGAAGAACGTGACGTCAATCGAGCCCATAAGTTACTCAACGAG tACCTCGAGAAATTTGACTTGGCGCCAGTTTTTACAAAAGACGAATTTCGACACTGGTTTTTACCGCAGGACGGTATAATAAACACTTTCATTGTTGAAAATGATGGTAAAATAACAGACTTAGTGAGTTATTATACATTACCAAGCTCAGTAATGCATCACCAAGTGCACAAAACATTGCGTGCTGCCTATAGTTTTTACAATGTTTCTACTAAAACCCCATGGGTTGAACTCATGACTGACGCATTAATTTCAGCCAGAAAc CTGGACTTTGATGTGTTCAATGCGTTAGATCTAATGgataataaagaatttttagaaaatcttAAATTCGGTATTGGCGACGGCAATCTTCAGTACTACCTCTACAATTGGCGCTGTCCTAGTATGACACCCAACAAAATTGGATTAGTCTTGCAGTAG
- the LOC130664897 gene encoding hyaluronidase-like isoform X2: protein MCQKYGIHMNDLHKFGIYQNENDEFRGEKIVILYDPGMFPALIKNRNGTITRRNGGVPQEGNLQSHLDLFTTHLEEQVDENFSGLGVIDFESWRPIFRQNWASLAPYRDLSIKLENERHPSWSKSTIKQRAVKSFESAGQLFMEETIKLAKKLRPDAHWSYYAYPYCFNLTPNQPSASCDSQVLKENDKLSWLWKLENVLLPSFYLRYSLSTDERLGLIAGRLHEAVRLNKKFSNRPIIPYFWFKFQDERDIYLTKEDIRSSFKTMLKNGADGHIIWGSSQDFDSKEKCLKFEKYLNDILGPAVKEIKAIASRGSSTTDDNDIDIS, encoded by the exons ATGTGTCAGAAGTATGGAATACATATGAatgatttacataaatttggaatttatcaaaatgaaaacgATGAATTTCGGGGGGAAAAAATTGTCATACTCTATGACCCTGGAATGTTTCCGGCGTTGATTAAAAATCGTAATG gTACAATAACTCGAAGAAATGGTGGAGTACCACAAGAAGGTAATTTACAGAGTCACTTGGATTTATTTACGACCCACCTTGAAGAGCAAGTTGATGAAAACTTTTCTGGACTGGGTGTAATCGATTTTGAAAGTTGGAGACCGATATTCCGTCAAAATTGGGCGTCACTCGCGCCCTATCGCGACTTGTCAATAAAACTGGAAAATGAGCGACACCCATCTTGGAGTAAGAGTACAATAAAACAACGGGCTGTTAAGTCATTCGAAAGTGCTGGGCAATTATTCATGGAggaaacaattaaattggcCAAAAAATTACGTCCGGACGCACACTGGAGTTACTATGCGTATCCTTACTGTTTCAATTTAACGCCAAATCAACCCAGCGCTTCGTGCGATTCCCAAGTGCTCAAAGAAAATGACAA ATTATCATGGCTATGGAAATTAGAAAATGTGTTATTGCCTTCATTTTATTTGCGCTATTCATTATCAACCGATGAACGATTAGGATTGATCGCTGGCCGATTACACGAAGCCgtaagattaaataaaaaattttcaaatcgacCAATAATTCCGTATTTTTGGTTCAAATTTCAAGACGAACGCGATATTTATCTAACTAAg gaaGACATTCGAAGCAGTTTCAAAACGATGTTAAAAAATGGCGCCGACGGTCATATAATTTGGGGCAGCTCCCAAGATTTTGACAGCAAAGAAAAGTgtctaaaatttgaaaaatatttaaatgacatTCTCGGACCAGCTgtcaaagaaattaaagccATTGCGTCACGTGGATCCTCAACCACCGACGACAATGACATCGATATttcttaa
- the LOC130665577 gene encoding hyaluronidase-like, which produces MGFFNLSNITIFLLLIILKLNLSSGASGKIKKGSPSRLEDNRNKVNFAGVSHVSASMQATSLDGDGNDNLCFNHGTARSYQVYWNVPTFMCQQYGININDLNKFGICQNENDKFLGEKIVILYDPGRFPKLIQNDNGTMTRRNGGVPQEGNLQSHLDAFTTQVEEEVEENFSGLAVIDFESWRPIFRQNWAALLPYRYLSVRLERQRNPSGKTRSINRRVIQSFESAAKLFMEETIKLAKRLRPRAHWTYYGYPYCYNYTPGAPWASCEPQTLRENDRLSWLWELEDVISPSMYLRYPLSTDQRIGLVAGRLHEAVRIKTAFPNRPIIPVFWFKFIDKPDIYLTREDVRSSFDTMIKNGADSHMIWASYLDVNSRDKCLEVKKYINDILGPAVEEVKQAYHLMGHV; this is translated from the exons atgggcttttttaatttatcaaatattacaatttttttattgttaattattcttaaattGAATCTGTCGTCAGGGGCATcaggtaaaattaaaaaaggcAGTCCAAGTAGATTGGAAGACAACAGAAATAAAG tcaattttgCTGGAGTTTCTCATGTAAGCGCATCTATGCAGGCAACATCATTGGATGGAGATGGAAACGATAACCTTTGTTTTAATCATGGAAC AGCGCGTAGTTATCAAGTTTACTGGAATGTACCGACTTTTATGTGTCAGCAGTATgggataaatataaatgatttaaataaatttggaatttgtcagaatgaaaatgataaatttctaggagaaaaaattgtcatacTCTATGACCCTGGAAGGTTTCCGAAATTGATTCAAAATGATAATG gtACAATGACTCGAAGAAATGGTGGAGTCCCACAAGAAGGTAATTTACAGAGTCACTTGGATGCATTTACGACCCAAGTAGAAGAGGAAGTTGAGGAAAATTTTTCTGGACTGGCTGTAATAGATTTTGAAAGTTGGAGACCGATATTCCGTCAAAATTGGGCGGCACTCTTGCCCTATCGATACTTGTCAGTACGACTGGAAAGACAGCGAAACCCATCTGGGAAAACGAGATCAATAAACCGACGGGTTATTCAGTCATTCGAAAGTGCTGCGAAATTATTCATGGAggaaacaattaaattggcCAAAAGATTACGTCCGCGCGCACACTGGACCTACTATGGGTATCCTTACTGCTACAATTACACGCCAGGTGCACCATGGGCTTCGTGCGAACCCCAAACACTCAGAGAAAATGACAG ATTATCATGGTTATGGGAATTAGAAGATGTGATATCGCCATCAATGTATTTACGCTATCCATTATCAACCGATCAACGAATAGGATTGGTCGCTGGCCGATTACACGAAGCCGTAAGAATAAAGACAGCATTTCCAAATCGACCAATAATTCCGGTTTTTTGGTtcaaatttatagataaaccCGATATTTATCTAACTAGG GAAGACGTTAGGAGTAGTTTCGAtacaatgattaaaaatggtGCCGATAGTCACATGATTTGGGCTAGCTACCTCGATGTTAATAGCAGAGACAAGTGtcttgaagttaaaaaatatataaacgatATTCTCGGACCAGCTGTAGAGGAAGTAAAACAAGCGTATCACCTGATGGGTCACGTTTAA
- the LOC130664897 gene encoding hyaluronidase-like isoform X1, with the protein MFYILFIFIIIINANADCFKTRNYQVYWNVPTFMCQKYGIHMNDLHKFGIYQNENDEFRGEKIVILYDPGMFPALIKNRNGTITRRNGGVPQEGNLQSHLDLFTTHLEEQVDENFSGLGVIDFESWRPIFRQNWASLAPYRDLSIKLENERHPSWSKSTIKQRAVKSFESAGQLFMEETIKLAKKLRPDAHWSYYAYPYCFNLTPNQPSASCDSQVLKENDKLSWLWKLENVLLPSFYLRYSLSTDERLGLIAGRLHEAVRLNKKFSNRPIIPYFWFKFQDERDIYLTKEDIRSSFKTMLKNGADGHIIWGSSQDFDSKEKCLKFEKYLNDILGPAVKEIKAIASRGSSTTDDNDIDIS; encoded by the exons atgttttatattttatttatttttattattattattaatgctaATGCTGACTGTTTCAa AACGCGTAATTATCAAGTTTACTGGAATGTACCGACTTTTATGTGTCAGAAGTATGGAATACATATGAatgatttacataaatttggaatttatcaaaatgaaaacgATGAATTTCGGGGGGAAAAAATTGTCATACTCTATGACCCTGGAATGTTTCCGGCGTTGATTAAAAATCGTAATG gTACAATAACTCGAAGAAATGGTGGAGTACCACAAGAAGGTAATTTACAGAGTCACTTGGATTTATTTACGACCCACCTTGAAGAGCAAGTTGATGAAAACTTTTCTGGACTGGGTGTAATCGATTTTGAAAGTTGGAGACCGATATTCCGTCAAAATTGGGCGTCACTCGCGCCCTATCGCGACTTGTCAATAAAACTGGAAAATGAGCGACACCCATCTTGGAGTAAGAGTACAATAAAACAACGGGCTGTTAAGTCATTCGAAAGTGCTGGGCAATTATTCATGGAggaaacaattaaattggcCAAAAAATTACGTCCGGACGCACACTGGAGTTACTATGCGTATCCTTACTGTTTCAATTTAACGCCAAATCAACCCAGCGCTTCGTGCGATTCCCAAGTGCTCAAAGAAAATGACAA ATTATCATGGCTATGGAAATTAGAAAATGTGTTATTGCCTTCATTTTATTTGCGCTATTCATTATCAACCGATGAACGATTAGGATTGATCGCTGGCCGATTACACGAAGCCgtaagattaaataaaaaattttcaaatcgacCAATAATTCCGTATTTTTGGTTCAAATTTCAAGACGAACGCGATATTTATCTAACTAAg gaaGACATTCGAAGCAGTTTCAAAACGATGTTAAAAAATGGCGCCGACGGTCATATAATTTGGGGCAGCTCCCAAGATTTTGACAGCAAAGAAAAGTgtctaaaatttgaaaaatatttaaatgacatTCTCGGACCAGCTgtcaaagaaattaaagccATTGCGTCACGTGGATCCTCAACCACCGACGACAATGACATCGATATttcttaa
- the LOC130665558 gene encoding hyaluronidase-like, with protein sequence MCQKYGIHMNDLHKFGIYQNENDKFRGEKIVILYDPGMFPALIKNHNGTITRRNGGVPQEGNLQSHLDLFTTHLEEQVDENFSGLGVIDFESWRPIFRQNWASLAPYRDLSIKLENERHPSWSKSTIKQRAVKSFESAGQLFMEETIKLAKKLRPHAHWSYYAYPYCFNLTLNQPSASCDPQLLNENNKLSWLWELEDVLLPSIYLRNSLSSTKRLELITKRLTEAARLNKKFPKRPLLPYFSFKFHDQKDVYLKKKDLQSSFNSMIKNGADGHIIWGSSQDFDSREKCLKFKKYLNDTLGPATEKIKLSYHLSHVEKPPLQ encoded by the exons ATGTGTCAGAAGTATGGGATACATATGAatgatttacataaatttggaatttatcagaatgaaaatgataaatttcgGGGGGAAAAAATTGTCATACTCTATGACCCTGGAATGTTTCCGGCGttgattaaaaatcataatg gTACAATAACTCGAAGAAATGGTGGAGTACCACAAGAAGGTAATTTACAGAGTCACTTGGATTTATTTACGACCCACCTTGAAGAGCAAGttgacgaaaatttttctgGACTGGGTGTAATCGATTTTGAAAGTTGGAGACCGATATTCCGTCAAAATTGGGCGTCACTCGCGCCCTATCGCGACTTGTCAATAAAACTGGAAAATGAGCGACACCCATCTTGGAGTAAGAGTACAATAAAACAACGGGCTGTTAAATCATTCGAAAGTGCTGGGCAATTATTCATGGAGGAAACAATTAAATTAGCCAAAAAATTACGTCCGCACGCACACTGGAGTTACTATGCGTATCCTTACTGTTTCAATTTAACGCTAAATCAACCAAGCGCTTCGTGCGATCCCCAATTACTCAACGAAAAtaacaa aTTATCATGGCTGTGGGAATTGGAAGATGTCTTATTACCATCAATTTATTTACGTAATTCATTATCGAGTACCAAACGATTAGAATTAATCACTAAACGATTGACTGAAGCCGCgagattgaataaaaaatttccaaagcgTCCATTATTAccttatttttcatttaaatttcatgatCAAAAAgacgtttatttaaaaaag AAAGACCTTCAGAGTAGTTTCAactcaatgataaaaaacggcgCCGATGGTCACATAATTTGGGGCAGCTCCCAAGATTTTGATAGCAGAGAAAAGtgtcttaaatttaaaaaatatttaaacgatACTCTCGGACCAGCAACtgagaaaataaaactatCGTATCACCTGAGCCACGTTGAAAAACCACCGctccaataa